A region of Daphnia carinata strain CSIRO-1 chromosome 10, CSIRO_AGI_Dcar_HiC_V3, whole genome shotgun sequence DNA encodes the following proteins:
- the LOC130701287 gene encoding breast cancer anti-estrogen resistance protein 1-like isoform X1: MSFIDGSVQTAIARGQLSVSSIQEQPADWKRLNCVARALYDNIAETPDELAFRKGDVLTVLEQNTSGLEGWWLCMLRGRQGICPANRLRLIARVYDTGGGVSGGVIGDFSNVSYPAASSPGLNSSGGSSSSSSSSSSSSSSSSSSSCSSSSSIGGRIPQQQAKTGMLSAAVRAQKQKQLDAGDEFRTSKSVASFGTRPGNIFVYPTPVQHPDASQDCYDMPRSLHQTLIRQESSNYQEPRSHRPLLSTQSSVPDAAMFADYDVPRPHNPVSRMEPLRTLSVDSSCEYDVPRPTMETYDTPRLVAISNNGPCGGSSISPPPLPLSSSNTATTLGDEYDIPIAAGSAAVATRFQNRSGNNNLSDRSSGVSLFSSGSGSDGSSAISSANRSVSSESLSLSSAVGRISGRSSRSSIIDQQPQSFELYDVPTSNHQVVKEALPASQAIQEEVYDVPKPAAAVVPDETLYDVPPPTVTSIMEDNSGLVYDVPPPRTMAASQEHNRIISHPTPSEQGGDTYDSPKPLSADGTDKVSSAPLPLPLDAALDTLGRLHAEVSSAITNLQSFSEAASGGDWTELQLRVLRLRTSLKELCDFARGTIGNASQRIKNGLGDEGVTIRLIRLIRPLQDANTIVQKSSQSWTDLFTTRLGTNNENEAELDQLLACCRNLGDDMRQVVVFIQSNGHLLFDKNKGQAEIINDDYDYVNLESKAKIDQENEEVKRTLPHEMKRGFDVLVAQSEDLPVLPHDKVSDNDRNVVEFYGTQAETYAVYLSNAIDAFILTIEHNQPPKVFVAYSKFVILNAHKLLCIGDTVHRNVGNAKLKASVLERSNQLCQGLQTCVQSTKRAGKEFPSVAAVQGMLDSIVTVSKLAQNLKTCLVQPTILNGSK, translated from the exons AATTGCGTGGCGAGGGCCTTGTACGACAACATCGCCGAGACGCCCGACGAACTCGCCTTTCGCAAAGGAGACGTCCTGACCGTTTTGGAACAGAATACGAGCGGACTGGAGGGATGGTGGCTTTGCATGCTCAGAGGACGCCAG GGAATTTGCCCAGCCAACCGGCTGCGTCTAATAGCCAGGGTGTACGACACTGGCGGCGGAGTATCCGGAGGAGTCATTGGGGATTTCAGCAATGTTTCTTATCCGGCCGCATCATCACCTGGGCTGAATAGTAGTGGTGGAAGCAGTTCGAGTAGCAGCTCTAGTTCCAGTAGTAGCAGCTCATCAAGTTCGAGCAGCTGCAGTAGTTCGTCCAGCATCGGCGGACGGATCCCTCAGCAACAAGCCAAAACAGGAATGCTGAGCGCTGCTGTCCGGgcccaaaaacaaaagcaactGGACGCAGGCGATGAATTCCGCACTTCAAag tcgGTGGCCTCCTTTGGTACACGTCCAGGAAATATCTTTGTCTATCCAACACCAGTCCAGCATCCAGATGCTTCACAGGATTGCTACGATATGCCCAGATCTTTACATCAAACATTAATCCGGCAAGAATCGTCCAACTACCAAGAGCCACGTTCACATCGTCCTTTGCTGTCTACACAATCGTCCGTACCAGATGCAGCCATGTTTGCTGATTACGACGTTCCACGACCACACAACCCCGTCAGTCGAATGGAGCCGCTTAGGACGTTATCCGTTGATAGCAG cTGCGAATACGATGTACCTCGTCCGACTATGGAGACTTACGATACGCCGCGCTTGGTGGCAATCAGCAACAATGGCCCGTGTGGAGGGTCGTCCATCAGTCCCCCACCTTTGCCGTTATCATCGAGTAATACGGCAACAACACTGGGAGATGAATACGACATTCCCATCGCAGCTGGATCAGCAGCCGTAGCCACCCGTTTTCAGAATCGCAGTGGCAACAACAATCTGTCAGACAGGTCCAGCGGCGTATCGCTCTTCTCGTCTGGCAGCGGTTCCGACGGCTCCTCCGCCATTTCCAGTGCGAACCGATCCGTCAGCTCGGAATCGCTATCGTTGTCCAGCGCAGTGGGCCGCATTTCTGGCCGGTCTAGCCGTTCCAGCATCATTGATCAACAGCCACAATCATTTGAACTCTATGACGTCCCAACTTCCAACCACCAGGTAGTCAAAGAAGCACTTCCAGCCAGTCAAGCCATTCAGGAAGAGGTTTACGACGTGCCGAAACCGGCTGCGGCCGTCGTGCCAGACGAAACGCTTTACGACGTTCCACCACCAACAGTCACGTCCATCATGGAAGACAACAGCGGGCTCGTCTACGATGTTCCACCGCCTCGTACGATGGCTGCATCCCAAGAACACAACCGGATAATAAGTCACCCGACTCCTTCTGAACAAGGAGGTGATACTTATGATAGCCCAAAACCGTTATCAGCTGACGGGACGGATAAGGTGTCCAGCGCTCCCCTGCCGCTGCCATTAGACGCTGCGCTAGATACTCTTGGTAGGCTACACGCGGAAGTATCCAGTGCTATCACCAACTTGCAGAGCTTTAGTGAAGCGGCATCTGGTGGTGACTGGACTGAGTTGCAGCTGCGTGTGCTCCGGCTACGTACCTCCCTCAAGGAACTGTGCGATTTTGCACGTGGAACAATCGGAAATGCATCGCAACGAATCAAAAATGGACTCGGCGATGAAGGTGTCACCATCCGATTGATACGACTCATAAGGCCGCTTCAAGATGCCAACACCATCGTCCAGAAAAGTTCACAGAGTTGGACGGATCTCTTTACCACCCGGCTGGGAACCAATAACGAAAACGAAGCAGAACTTGACCAGCTGTTGGCTTGTTGCCGCAACTTGGGCGATGATATGCGACAG GTCGTCGTGTTCATTCAAAGCAATGGCCATCTTCTCtttgacaaaaataaaggacaggctgaaataataaatgatgACTATGATTACGTCAATCTTGAATCGAAAGCAAAAATCGATCAAGAAAACGAAGAGGTTAAACGTACCTTACCACACGAAATGAAAAGGGGTTTCGATGTCTTGGTTGCCCAGTCCGAAGATTTACCTGTGTTACCACACGATAAA gtCAGCGATAATGACCGGAACGTGGTGGAATTCTATGGAACGCAAGCCGAGACATACGCCGTTTATCTGAGCAACGCCATCGATGCCTTTATTTTGACCATTGAGCACAATCAGCCTCCTAAAGTGTTTGTAGCTTATTCCAAATTCGTCATCCTCAATGCCCACAAGCTGCTCTGCATCGGCGATACCGTTCACAGGAACGTCGGCAACGCCAAACTCAAAGCCAGTGTCCTAGAACGATCCAACCAACTCTGCCAA GGATTACAAACGTGCGTTCAGAGCACAAAAAGGGCTGGCAAGGAGTTCCCAAGTGTTGCTGCCGTTCAAGGAATGCTTGACTCCATCGTGACCGTCTCCAAATTGGCGCAAAATCTTAAAACTTGTTTAGTTCAACCTACCATTCTAAATGGttcaaaatga
- the LOC130701287 gene encoding breast cancer anti-estrogen resistance protein 1-like isoform X2, translated as MKDVERRNQSIMMFTHRTEHFAGNCVARALYDNIAETPDELAFRKGDVLTVLEQNTSGLEGWWLCMLRGRQGICPANRLRLIARVYDTGGGVSGGVIGDFSNVSYPAASSPGLNSSGGSSSSSSSSSSSSSSSSSSSCSSSSSIGGRIPQQQAKTGMLSAAVRAQKQKQLDAGDEFRTSKSVASFGTRPGNIFVYPTPVQHPDASQDCYDMPRSLHQTLIRQESSNYQEPRSHRPLLSTQSSVPDAAMFADYDVPRPHNPVSRMEPLRTLSVDSSCEYDVPRPTMETYDTPRLVAISNNGPCGGSSISPPPLPLSSSNTATTLGDEYDIPIAAGSAAVATRFQNRSGNNNLSDRSSGVSLFSSGSGSDGSSAISSANRSVSSESLSLSSAVGRISGRSSRSSIIDQQPQSFELYDVPTSNHQVVKEALPASQAIQEEVYDVPKPAAAVVPDETLYDVPPPTVTSIMEDNSGLVYDVPPPRTMAASQEHNRIISHPTPSEQGGDTYDSPKPLSADGTDKVSSAPLPLPLDAALDTLGRLHAEVSSAITNLQSFSEAASGGDWTELQLRVLRLRTSLKELCDFARGTIGNASQRIKNGLGDEGVTIRLIRLIRPLQDANTIVQKSSQSWTDLFTTRLGTNNENEAELDQLLACCRNLGDDMRQVVVFIQSNGHLLFDKNKGQAEIINDDYDYVNLESKAKIDQENEEVKRTLPHEMKRGFDVLVAQSEDLPVLPHDKVSDNDRNVVEFYGTQAETYAVYLSNAIDAFILTIEHNQPPKVFVAYSKFVILNAHKLLCIGDTVHRNVGNAKLKASVLERSNQLCQGLQTCVQSTKRAGKEFPSVAAVQGMLDSIVTVSKLAQNLKTCLVQPTILNGSK; from the exons AATTGCGTGGCGAGGGCCTTGTACGACAACATCGCCGAGACGCCCGACGAACTCGCCTTTCGCAAAGGAGACGTCCTGACCGTTTTGGAACAGAATACGAGCGGACTGGAGGGATGGTGGCTTTGCATGCTCAGAGGACGCCAG GGAATTTGCCCAGCCAACCGGCTGCGTCTAATAGCCAGGGTGTACGACACTGGCGGCGGAGTATCCGGAGGAGTCATTGGGGATTTCAGCAATGTTTCTTATCCGGCCGCATCATCACCTGGGCTGAATAGTAGTGGTGGAAGCAGTTCGAGTAGCAGCTCTAGTTCCAGTAGTAGCAGCTCATCAAGTTCGAGCAGCTGCAGTAGTTCGTCCAGCATCGGCGGACGGATCCCTCAGCAACAAGCCAAAACAGGAATGCTGAGCGCTGCTGTCCGGgcccaaaaacaaaagcaactGGACGCAGGCGATGAATTCCGCACTTCAAag tcgGTGGCCTCCTTTGGTACACGTCCAGGAAATATCTTTGTCTATCCAACACCAGTCCAGCATCCAGATGCTTCACAGGATTGCTACGATATGCCCAGATCTTTACATCAAACATTAATCCGGCAAGAATCGTCCAACTACCAAGAGCCACGTTCACATCGTCCTTTGCTGTCTACACAATCGTCCGTACCAGATGCAGCCATGTTTGCTGATTACGACGTTCCACGACCACACAACCCCGTCAGTCGAATGGAGCCGCTTAGGACGTTATCCGTTGATAGCAG cTGCGAATACGATGTACCTCGTCCGACTATGGAGACTTACGATACGCCGCGCTTGGTGGCAATCAGCAACAATGGCCCGTGTGGAGGGTCGTCCATCAGTCCCCCACCTTTGCCGTTATCATCGAGTAATACGGCAACAACACTGGGAGATGAATACGACATTCCCATCGCAGCTGGATCAGCAGCCGTAGCCACCCGTTTTCAGAATCGCAGTGGCAACAACAATCTGTCAGACAGGTCCAGCGGCGTATCGCTCTTCTCGTCTGGCAGCGGTTCCGACGGCTCCTCCGCCATTTCCAGTGCGAACCGATCCGTCAGCTCGGAATCGCTATCGTTGTCCAGCGCAGTGGGCCGCATTTCTGGCCGGTCTAGCCGTTCCAGCATCATTGATCAACAGCCACAATCATTTGAACTCTATGACGTCCCAACTTCCAACCACCAGGTAGTCAAAGAAGCACTTCCAGCCAGTCAAGCCATTCAGGAAGAGGTTTACGACGTGCCGAAACCGGCTGCGGCCGTCGTGCCAGACGAAACGCTTTACGACGTTCCACCACCAACAGTCACGTCCATCATGGAAGACAACAGCGGGCTCGTCTACGATGTTCCACCGCCTCGTACGATGGCTGCATCCCAAGAACACAACCGGATAATAAGTCACCCGACTCCTTCTGAACAAGGAGGTGATACTTATGATAGCCCAAAACCGTTATCAGCTGACGGGACGGATAAGGTGTCCAGCGCTCCCCTGCCGCTGCCATTAGACGCTGCGCTAGATACTCTTGGTAGGCTACACGCGGAAGTATCCAGTGCTATCACCAACTTGCAGAGCTTTAGTGAAGCGGCATCTGGTGGTGACTGGACTGAGTTGCAGCTGCGTGTGCTCCGGCTACGTACCTCCCTCAAGGAACTGTGCGATTTTGCACGTGGAACAATCGGAAATGCATCGCAACGAATCAAAAATGGACTCGGCGATGAAGGTGTCACCATCCGATTGATACGACTCATAAGGCCGCTTCAAGATGCCAACACCATCGTCCAGAAAAGTTCACAGAGTTGGACGGATCTCTTTACCACCCGGCTGGGAACCAATAACGAAAACGAAGCAGAACTTGACCAGCTGTTGGCTTGTTGCCGCAACTTGGGCGATGATATGCGACAG GTCGTCGTGTTCATTCAAAGCAATGGCCATCTTCTCtttgacaaaaataaaggacaggctgaaataataaatgatgACTATGATTACGTCAATCTTGAATCGAAAGCAAAAATCGATCAAGAAAACGAAGAGGTTAAACGTACCTTACCACACGAAATGAAAAGGGGTTTCGATGTCTTGGTTGCCCAGTCCGAAGATTTACCTGTGTTACCACACGATAAA gtCAGCGATAATGACCGGAACGTGGTGGAATTCTATGGAACGCAAGCCGAGACATACGCCGTTTATCTGAGCAACGCCATCGATGCCTTTATTTTGACCATTGAGCACAATCAGCCTCCTAAAGTGTTTGTAGCTTATTCCAAATTCGTCATCCTCAATGCCCACAAGCTGCTCTGCATCGGCGATACCGTTCACAGGAACGTCGGCAACGCCAAACTCAAAGCCAGTGTCCTAGAACGATCCAACCAACTCTGCCAA GGATTACAAACGTGCGTTCAGAGCACAAAAAGGGCTGGCAAGGAGTTCCCAAGTGTTGCTGCCGTTCAAGGAATGCTTGACTCCATCGTGACCGTCTCCAAATTGGCGCAAAATCTTAAAACTTGTTTAGTTCAACCTACCATTCTAAATGGttcaaaatga
- the LOC130701309 gene encoding zinc finger CCCH domain-containing protein 15 homolog isoform X3: protein MQDLFKPVQPVQKVEKGADPKSILCAFFKQGTCGKGDRCKFSHDLEIERKAEKRSLYCDVRDDGQDGTSEDWDEEKLKEVVEKKHAEADKKKTKTDIICKHFLDAVEKNKYGWFWQCPSGESCIYRHALPPGFVLKKDKKKEEKKDEISLEDLIEKERAALGPKQTKVTLETFLAWKKRKLREREESSNKENTRKQAAFKAGRSVGISGREMFTFNPDLARDDNMEDGDEAFDTANLPNEEEDSEVQYRELDLNALACVGTDVDGSGTVAPASREYQLVDVEESTKNGDAECLDEAAGGVPIDENLFADEDDLDDLEDELEELDVND, encoded by the exons ATGCAAGATCTCTTCAAGCCTGTGCAACCTGTACAAAAAGTGGAAAAAGGAGCAGATCCGAAATCGATTCTGTGTGCGTTTTTCAAGCAAG GAACTTGTGGGAAAGGTGATCGTTGCAAGTTTTCCCACGACTTGGAAATTGAACGCAAAGCTGAAAAGAGAAGCTTGTATTGCGACGTTCGAGATGATGGTCAAGACGGAACTTCGGAGGATTGGGATGAAGAAAAACTCAAAGAAGTTGTCGAGAAGAAACACGCTGAAGCcgacaagaaaaagacgaaaacagATATC ATTTGCAAGCACTTCTTAGACGCCGTGGAGAAGAATAAATACGGTTGGTTTTGGCAGTGCCCTTCAGGCGAATCCTGCATTTACCGTCACGCGCTTCCACCCGGATTCGTTTTGAAGAAG gacaagaaaaaagaggagaagaaagaCGAAATTTCGCTAGAAGACTTAATTGAAAAGGAACGTGCTGCTCTGGGACCCAAGCAGACCAAAGTAACGCTTGAGACTTTCTTGGCgtggaaaaaacgaaaattacgCGAACGTGAAGAGTCCAGTAACAAGGAAAATACTCGCAAGCAAGCAGCTTTCAAGGCCGGAAGATCTGTTGGT ATTTCCGGTCGCGAGATGTTTACCTTCAATCCCGATTTAGCCCGGGATGACAATATGGAGGATGGTGATGAAGCCTTTGATACGGCTAATCTTCCCAACGAGGAGGAAGACAGTGAAGTG CAGTACCGTGAGTTGGATCTGAACGCTCTTGCCTGCGTAGGCACTGACGTTGATGGCTCAGGCACAGTGGCTCCTGCCTCCCGTGAGTATCAACTCGTGGATGTTGAAGAGTCGACTAAAAATGGCGATGCCGAATGTCTTGATGAAGCAGCGGGTGGCGTACCTATTGACGAAAACCTGTTTGCAGATGAAGACGATCTTGACGACCTCGAAGATGAACTGGAGGAACTGGACGTCAACGACTAA
- the LOC130701309 gene encoding zinc finger CCCH domain-containing protein 15 homolog isoform X2, with amino-acid sequence MGPKTNSGASKAKVENKKKEKIIEDKTFGLKNKKGGKNQKFIAQVQQQVKSGGTAAAKKLEDEKRLQKEKKEAELKAQKEMQDLFKPVQPVQKVEKGADPKSILCAFFKQGTCGKGDRCKFSHDLEIERKAEKRSLYCDVRDDGQDGTSEDWDEEKLKEVVEKKHAEADKKKTKTDIICKHFLDAVEKNKYGWFWQCPSGESCIYRHALPPGFVLKKDKKKEEKKDEISLEDLIEKERAALGPKQTKVTLETFLAWKKRKLREREESSNKENTRKQAAFKAGRSVGISGREMFTFNPDLARDDNMEDGDEAFDTANLPNEEEDSEVYRELDLNALACVGTDVDGSGTVAPASREYQLVDVEESTKNGDAECLDEAAGGVPIDENLFADEDDLDDLEDELEELDVND; translated from the exons ATGGGGCCAAAAACGAACTCTGGCGCTAGTAAAGCAAAagttgaaaacaagaaaaaagaaaaaatcattgaG GATAAAACATTTGGGTTGAAAAACAAGAAGGGtggaaaaaatcaaaagttcATTGCCCAAGTGCAACAGCAAGTGAAAAGTGGTGGTACTGCTGCAGCAAAAAAACTTGAAGATGAAAAGAGGTTgcagaaggaaaagaaagaggctGAATTGAAAGCACAAAAGGAAATGCAAGATCTCTTCAAGCCTGTGCAACCTGTACAAAAAGTGGAAAAAGGAGCAGATCCGAAATCGATTCTGTGTGCGTTTTTCAAGCAAG GAACTTGTGGGAAAGGTGATCGTTGCAAGTTTTCCCACGACTTGGAAATTGAACGCAAAGCTGAAAAGAGAAGCTTGTATTGCGACGTTCGAGATGATGGTCAAGACGGAACTTCGGAGGATTGGGATGAAGAAAAACTCAAAGAAGTTGTCGAGAAGAAACACGCTGAAGCcgacaagaaaaagacgaaaacagATATC ATTTGCAAGCACTTCTTAGACGCCGTGGAGAAGAATAAATACGGTTGGTTTTGGCAGTGCCCTTCAGGCGAATCCTGCATTTACCGTCACGCGCTTCCACCCGGATTCGTTTTGAAGAAG gacaagaaaaaagaggagaagaaagaCGAAATTTCGCTAGAAGACTTAATTGAAAAGGAACGTGCTGCTCTGGGACCCAAGCAGACCAAAGTAACGCTTGAGACTTTCTTGGCgtggaaaaaacgaaaattacgCGAACGTGAAGAGTCCAGTAACAAGGAAAATACTCGCAAGCAAGCAGCTTTCAAGGCCGGAAGATCTGTTGGT ATTTCCGGTCGCGAGATGTTTACCTTCAATCCCGATTTAGCCCGGGATGACAATATGGAGGATGGTGATGAAGCCTTTGATACGGCTAATCTTCCCAACGAGGAGGAAGACAGTGAAGTG TACCGTGAGTTGGATCTGAACGCTCTTGCCTGCGTAGGCACTGACGTTGATGGCTCAGGCACAGTGGCTCCTGCCTCCCGTGAGTATCAACTCGTGGATGTTGAAGAGTCGACTAAAAATGGCGATGCCGAATGTCTTGATGAAGCAGCGGGTGGCGTACCTATTGACGAAAACCTGTTTGCAGATGAAGACGATCTTGACGACCTCGAAGATGAACTGGAGGAACTGGACGTCAACGACTAA
- the LOC130701309 gene encoding zinc finger CCCH domain-containing protein 15 homolog isoform X1 — protein sequence MGPKTNSGASKAKVENKKKEKIIEDKTFGLKNKKGGKNQKFIAQVQQQVKSGGTAAAKKLEDEKRLQKEKKEAELKAQKEMQDLFKPVQPVQKVEKGADPKSILCAFFKQGTCGKGDRCKFSHDLEIERKAEKRSLYCDVRDDGQDGTSEDWDEEKLKEVVEKKHAEADKKKTKTDIICKHFLDAVEKNKYGWFWQCPSGESCIYRHALPPGFVLKKDKKKEEKKDEISLEDLIEKERAALGPKQTKVTLETFLAWKKRKLREREESSNKENTRKQAAFKAGRSVGISGREMFTFNPDLARDDNMEDGDEAFDTANLPNEEEDSEVQYRELDLNALACVGTDVDGSGTVAPASREYQLVDVEESTKNGDAECLDEAAGGVPIDENLFADEDDLDDLEDELEELDVND from the exons ATGGGGCCAAAAACGAACTCTGGCGCTAGTAAAGCAAAagttgaaaacaagaaaaaagaaaaaatcattgaG GATAAAACATTTGGGTTGAAAAACAAGAAGGGtggaaaaaatcaaaagttcATTGCCCAAGTGCAACAGCAAGTGAAAAGTGGTGGTACTGCTGCAGCAAAAAAACTTGAAGATGAAAAGAGGTTgcagaaggaaaagaaagaggctGAATTGAAAGCACAAAAGGAAATGCAAGATCTCTTCAAGCCTGTGCAACCTGTACAAAAAGTGGAAAAAGGAGCAGATCCGAAATCGATTCTGTGTGCGTTTTTCAAGCAAG GAACTTGTGGGAAAGGTGATCGTTGCAAGTTTTCCCACGACTTGGAAATTGAACGCAAAGCTGAAAAGAGAAGCTTGTATTGCGACGTTCGAGATGATGGTCAAGACGGAACTTCGGAGGATTGGGATGAAGAAAAACTCAAAGAAGTTGTCGAGAAGAAACACGCTGAAGCcgacaagaaaaagacgaaaacagATATC ATTTGCAAGCACTTCTTAGACGCCGTGGAGAAGAATAAATACGGTTGGTTTTGGCAGTGCCCTTCAGGCGAATCCTGCATTTACCGTCACGCGCTTCCACCCGGATTCGTTTTGAAGAAG gacaagaaaaaagaggagaagaaagaCGAAATTTCGCTAGAAGACTTAATTGAAAAGGAACGTGCTGCTCTGGGACCCAAGCAGACCAAAGTAACGCTTGAGACTTTCTTGGCgtggaaaaaacgaaaattacgCGAACGTGAAGAGTCCAGTAACAAGGAAAATACTCGCAAGCAAGCAGCTTTCAAGGCCGGAAGATCTGTTGGT ATTTCCGGTCGCGAGATGTTTACCTTCAATCCCGATTTAGCCCGGGATGACAATATGGAGGATGGTGATGAAGCCTTTGATACGGCTAATCTTCCCAACGAGGAGGAAGACAGTGAAGTG CAGTACCGTGAGTTGGATCTGAACGCTCTTGCCTGCGTAGGCACTGACGTTGATGGCTCAGGCACAGTGGCTCCTGCCTCCCGTGAGTATCAACTCGTGGATGTTGAAGAGTCGACTAAAAATGGCGATGCCGAATGTCTTGATGAAGCAGCGGGTGGCGTACCTATTGACGAAAACCTGTTTGCAGATGAAGACGATCTTGACGACCTCGAAGATGAACTGGAGGAACTGGACGTCAACGACTAA